A window of Chaetodon trifascialis isolate fChaTrf1 chromosome 3, fChaTrf1.hap1, whole genome shotgun sequence genomic DNA:
CGATGCTTCAAACATGGACAGACGCGATAACGTCTAACACGCATGAAACACATGACGACGTCCACAGAAGCCCGAGCTCATTTAATATATATACAGATCTGCTTTGACAAAGAGAGACATCACTCATGAACACCTTTTTCAGATACCCTCTGATCGTCTTCACTGTGCAGCTTCACAGTCCCAGCATGAATGAATCATCCGCATCGTTCAGTTTTACTTTGAATCAAAATTCAGTCACGCCGTCATTTCTCCTTCAGTTAAGAGCCTTTAAAGATGTGACACAGCGGTTAGTTTCCTTCTCTTCTGATCCAGATGTCACGTTTGTCCTCCTCTGGAGGTTTAAGGCACCACATTGAAGCACCTCAGATATTTATGTTCAGAGTGATGCCTGCACATGTTCTCTGAGCTCCACTCCGTCAGTCAGTGTAGGCAGACAGGCATTTTCATACTATTgcactgttttatttacatttgcgTCCCCACTCTGTTGGAATGGGACCTGTACGTATATAAAGAATAGATTTTAATGGAAGCCTGAGAATCAGGAGTCTGCAGCCCcgacaggtcacatgatcactcagAGCATCTGTGCTTTTTGAGCCCCTGAGCTTTTGGAACTGAACATTTGGATTTGATCAACACGATCTGTTAACAAACTTCTTGTCAGCCACTTTAGATTCAGCAGGGGACAGTTCAGGCTTGAGTCTCCACGGACAACTGAGAGAGTGAAAAATACTACTGAGACACATAAAGAGACGAGGAAACAGGATCAGAGAGCGAGTTCAAATGAAACAGAGCCTTGACTTGTTGATCACTGAGGAGGCTGCAGACTGAAGTCTAACCGACATCTGATCACATTCAGGTTCCACAAAGACCTCGCAGAAGGCGGCAGACTGCAGATTTACACTGTACAGAGTGTATAtacacatgtgtacacacacagacacaccaggTGTTAAGCTATCAAACAGGTTGTGAACTCAGTGCAGGAAAAGGTGAGGAGACTGTGGACAGAGAAAACTGAGGACAACTAGAGGACAGAAGGACGTTTTCTCAGTTCTGCTCATTCCAATCTGGTCCACTCTGAAAGACCTCTTTACCTTAACATGGTTTAGCCAGGCATCGAATCAGCAGCTTAAATCCAACAGGCCATAGAAACAGCTATTACTATAATTAAAGATGAAGAGTTGGCATTTCTGCcttgtttttggtctctggGGAGGTCGAGTCTCTCAAATCCATGTCCTCGTGTGGACGATTCTTCTGGAATAAACAGtgttcacactgcatgctgaaGAGACTCTGCAGAAGACAAAACAAGTGGAGACTGAGTGAGAAGTTGGTCTGGAGGGTTTTAGTGACTCACTGTTAGAGGTAAGAAAACATCAGAGGGACGATGAACTGAGACGTTACATTTTgggttttgttgtgttttaacgACGTGTATCAGCAGACAGAACGTGTCCACTGAGAAAAGGGGAGTGAGTGACGCTCAAAGCTCCGTTTGAAGGCAGTAAtttgacattctgggaaatcAAAATGCTGAACGAGTGATTTAATGGTGTGTTATAATATTTCAGGAGAACCAGAGGCCTCGTTAATAAATCAGGTCTCAGTGGACATCTGACattgagagaaaaggaggaattCTGGACATGAGATGGTGACTAAGTGCCAAAACTTGCTTACTTTCATACTGCAGATATCTGATGCATCTCGCTCGAAACAGTAACAGTAGAACTGCTAAAGCAATTAAAAATCCAACAATAACACAGATCAATCCCACGACAAGCTGTTTGCTGCATCCATCCTTGAGTCCAAACAGTttctctgaaacacaaacacaaacgctGCTGTGACACTCTGAATGTGGCTGAGCATCGTGGACAGAACTCTTTATGACCAGAGAGAGAATCTCACCCGACACAGCGATCTCAGCGTACGTCGTGTGGCCGATCACTACCTGAGTGGCGACACAGCGGAAGGGGTTGGTCGCGGTCGCGGTCACGGTCGTCTGGAGGGTGACGTCGTAGCGGCCTGCTCTTTCTGACACCTGTGGTTCGTCAGCAGGAAGGACGCGTTGATCGCCGTCTATCCAGATCAGCTCCGGCTGAGGAAAGCTGCCTCGAATGTAACACGTCAGCTGCACGCCGAGCTCTTTGACATCAGTGATGGTGATGAACGGTTTTGAAGCTGCACCTGTGAGTTCAGAACAAGTCTCAGCAGGAGAAACAGCATTTTCAGGCCGGCCCTCTTTGTGAATGAGCAGTGCAACGAGCATGAGAGGGAGGACATGAGAGGACATGAGAACATGAGGACATGAGAGGACATGAGTGGACATGAGAGGACATAAGAACATGAGGACATGagaggacatgaggacatgaggacatgaggacatgagTGGACATGAGAGGACATGAGTGGACATGAGAGGACATAAGAGGATATAAGAACATGAGGACATGAGTGGACATgggaggacagaaggacatGAGTGGACATGACACCTGGAACACTTTCACCTTCTTTCAGACCTTCAGTGACTCTTCATCACTGTCGGTCTGATATTCCGTCCATTAAGACgagacacacagactcatgATGCAATGAATCAAACCttgacatgttttttgttttaaatttgtgAAACGCAGCATTTTGTCCTGCACCAAAGCAACGCAGAGGACAGACTGAGTCACTGCTCGGTTTGAAACGAACTGAAAACACTGGCTGGTTCCAGCCGTTCAGGTTCAATGTGAGgcttctctgctcttctctcagTCTAACAGTGaacatctttgtgtttctgGCTCATCTTCAGTTGTGCAGCTTTcttcagcagcatcatcacTCACCTGTGATTTCATGTGATCGGTCTTTTAAGGTGGGGTCTGAAAGACAAATGAGAACATTAATGTTTgcacaggtcacatgacctccaCCTGGGAACGAGCATTTCCTCCACCTGTAACCAAACATCCTCATCATCAAAGGAacaatgtgacattttgggaaacacgcTCTGAAATAAATGTCGTCATCAATGAACTGAGTTCATCACGTGAATCTGCCTGAGCTCAGCGGGCCGACCTCATCAGGCAGCGAAGCGCTGacccatttcctgttttctcgTTTGCTTCCTTGCTGAGGATTAGATCAGAGGTGACGTACAGTAAAAGCAGATCCAGCAGACGAGTCGGGCAGAAACGACAGCAGCTAAGAGGTCTTTGGCTTCTCGTCAGGTGTGAACAGTTAACacggcagcagctgcagcacgtCGCTGTGGACTCACAGATTATTAGACAACTTTCCTTCAGGATGAATAAAATAATCTGGATTATCATCACTTGTTGTAATGTCTGAAAGTTTGAAATCAACACATCAGCTCTGTGTTAACTCTCTTTTAATGTGTAATAAACGCTGACTTTGAGGATCTTTACATGTTTGGTCACCGTCGTGTCATGGCGATGGTCGTCGGTGAGGCCACAGATTGTAGCACAGCGCTCATTCATCAGTGGTTCTTGGTACCATGTGAACGTACGAGATtccctctctttcagctctgctttggtctccaccaacaaAAAACACGATCATCTTTTCGCTGCTAATCGCTGCTCTGTGGTCAGCAGCTGGTTGGGAGCCGCCAGTCGGCTGCATcatcaaaacagctgctgctgccaacaCCACCTCCTCCAACCTCCTGTTACCTCATATGATTGGCTGATCTGATTGGTGGAAGTTGGCCTTTGATGGGCTGCAggagacagatggttcatccaatcaccagCTGTTCTTTTTTGGAAAGTGCCCGCCCTTTTCATCCTTGGGTTAAGAGGAAAAAATCTCTTCTCGTTTGATTCAAAAGTGCCAGAACAGGTTTTGTCTCAGTCCACTGATGTCTTAATCTACTTCTGACCAACCACGTCTCAGCACTGCTGGTGCTCCTGGTTGACTGTCTGAACAGATCACTAAGACGCTGTCTGGATTTGCACACGTGCACATTCACACTGGTCCTGTGAATAACTGTGATCTGTTTTGGTTCCATGTTTGAAGGTATTTCTTAAAGATGGAGCAGGAGGCGCTCAAAATCTGAGACTGCTTCCAGGAGACCTTCAAAATAAGGCTGCTGTCATTCTGACACAAAGACCAAAACCATCAGTGTGTTCAGGTGGAGAGGTGAGACTACTGAcggtctgtggctctcagcctcTGATGTGCATCTTTAAAATGGTTTcatcaaaaaaaagaaaagctgctcGCTGTAGTTTCATCtgctgggactattttcagcggcggattaatcctcatttggtgctgtagtgagtCATTGgcggcagcaggacggtgtgtgtgtgtgtgtgtgtgtgtgtgtgtgtgtgtgt
This region includes:
- the LOC139350797 gene encoding CD276 antigen homolog isoform X1, with amino-acid sequence MSRKKFRVFDLLYLSFHLCHLILCGIITGLEHGSDVLHVVVKEDSDVLLPCSLSTKENIVQELFDWMKDGQQEVFLYEAGIHYNNGQAGQDEQFKGRVSHFKDELKHGNASIVIRAAKVSDSGNYTCAFPRLQPSRTLHIELVVDPTLKDRSHEITGAASKPFITITDVKELGVQLTCYIRGSFPQPELIWIDGDQRVLPADEPQVSERAGRYDVTLQTTVTATATNPFRCVATQVVIGHTTYAEIAVSEKLFGLKDGCSKQLVVGLICVIVGFLIALAVLLLLFRARCIRYLQYEKSLQHAV
- the LOC139350797 gene encoding CD276 antigen homolog isoform X2, with translation MRAVVVTAPWTGSDVLHVVVKEDSDVLLPCSLSTKENIVQELFDWMKDGQQEVFLYEAGIHYNNGQAGQDEQFKGRVSHFKDELKHGNASIVIRAAKVSDSGNYTCAFPRLQPSRTLHIELVVDPTLKDRSHEITGAASKPFITITDVKELGVQLTCYIRGSFPQPELIWIDGDQRVLPADEPQVSERAGRYDVTLQTTVTATATNPFRCVATQVVIGHTTYAEIAVSEKLFGLKDGCSKQLVVGLICVIVGFLIALAVLLLLFRARCIRYLQYEKSLQHAV